Proteins encoded in a region of the Novibacillus thermophilus genome:
- a CDS encoding NAD(P)/FAD-dependent oxidoreductase has product MNSMSVWEATANERPKRPVLQGEKTCDVVIVGGGFTGLSVAYHLQQRNVETVVLEKGVVGGGASGRNGGEVLIGYVESMRSLAKKYGRAAARQMFQMSLDSIDLIERIIQEEDIACDFQRNGNLLAAYKPSHLDDLKREQQFLYEAYQFESKIVEKEDLHTELDSSFYHGAFVDERSAIFHPLNYCLGLAKAVERRGGTIYEHSQATKIERVTPDKVIVETHNGRIVAQQVGLFVNAYTTGLHDVIDRAIVPVESIVLATEPLPPALCQQLIKHNRAASDTKRLLYYFRRTADNRMVFGGSGRTASKRDARTLFDKLREGMVTVFPTLKDAKVEYKWSGKVGFTFERIPYIGQLEDGTHFAFGYAGHGAAMSTLLGKLVALNMLNEGDRHNPLDRSRLKPIPFHSQHARAVGIMKYYFKFLDYIS; this is encoded by the coding sequence ATGAACAGCATGTCTGTATGGGAAGCGACCGCGAACGAACGCCCGAAACGGCCGGTACTACAAGGAGAAAAGACGTGTGATGTCGTCATCGTGGGCGGCGGTTTTACCGGCCTTTCCGTCGCGTACCACTTGCAACAGCGCAATGTTGAAACTGTCGTTCTCGAAAAAGGCGTCGTCGGCGGAGGAGCCAGTGGCCGGAACGGCGGCGAAGTGTTGATCGGATACGTTGAATCGATGCGCTCCCTGGCCAAAAAGTACGGCCGCGCTGCGGCAAGGCAAATGTTTCAAATGTCCCTCGATTCCATTGACTTAATCGAGCGCATTATACAGGAAGAGGACATCGCGTGTGACTTTCAGCGGAACGGAAATCTGTTGGCAGCGTACAAACCGTCCCATTTGGACGATTTAAAGCGGGAACAACAGTTTTTGTACGAGGCGTATCAATTTGAATCAAAAATCGTGGAAAAGGAAGACCTGCACACAGAACTGGATTCTTCTTTTTACCACGGAGCGTTCGTTGATGAAAGGAGTGCCATTTTTCACCCGTTAAATTATTGCCTCGGTCTAGCGAAGGCGGTCGAAAGACGTGGAGGGACCATTTACGAACATTCCCAAGCGACTAAAATTGAGCGCGTCACACCTGATAAAGTCATCGTTGAGACACATAACGGACGCATCGTGGCACAACAGGTTGGTCTCTTTGTCAATGCCTACACGACTGGACTGCACGACGTCATCGATCGGGCTATCGTCCCCGTCGAAAGTATCGTCCTCGCGACGGAGCCGCTTCCCCCTGCGTTGTGTCAACAGCTGATCAAGCACAATCGGGCTGCATCGGATACGAAACGCCTGCTCTACTACTTCCGCCGTACGGCAGACAACCGGATGGTGTTCGGCGGTTCCGGCAGGACAGCGAGCAAGCGGGATGCACGAACCCTTTTCGACAAGCTCCGCGAGGGGATGGTGACCGTCTTTCCGACGTTAAAAGACGCCAAAGTCGAATACAAGTGGAGCGGCAAAGTCGGTTTTACGTTCGAAAGGATACCGTATATCGGCCAACTGGAAGATGGCACCCACTTCGCCTTCGGGTATGCAGGACACGGTGCGGCGATGTCGACGTTGCTCGGAAAACTGGTCGCCTTGAACATGCTAAACGAAGGCGATCGGCACAACCCTTTAGACCGGTCCCGCTTGAAGCCGATCCCCTTTCACAGCCAACATGCGAGAGCCGTCGGCATCATGAAATACTACTTTAAGTTTTTGGATTACATTTCTTAG
- a CDS encoding C45 family autoproteolytic acyltransferase/hydolase has protein sequence MIKRLELKGTPREIGEEHGRAGVKEIQNSLETYEKLFFGYHRISWKEARERALVHLKAIEAYDSDLIEEMEGVAVGAGVDFEDILTLNARSEIALTGRKDIAFADGCTAIAVTPPASKDTIIGQNWDWKGSQIDSLLLLNIEQSDKPNITMVTEGGIIGKVGFNSAGVAVCLNALITDKKSEEVPIHLGLRAVLNAFSFHEAIAKVKDGQMASTANFLMASDEGDNRTMAANVEVSPFGIDLLPNPEGTHVHTNHICSRSLMKKITDLNEFKYEDSMVRKQRAEQLIYSALKMRPAINEDCFKEWFSDQFNYPNSINHFPNEKAPEHRRSETVFSIIMNLTRKRMFLCVGKPSSHQYVEVSSHALH, from the coding sequence ATGATCAAGCGATTGGAATTGAAAGGAACCCCGCGGGAAATCGGGGAGGAACACGGGCGCGCAGGGGTAAAAGAAATTCAAAACAGTTTGGAAACGTACGAAAAGCTGTTTTTCGGCTATCACAGAATCAGCTGGAAAGAAGCCCGTGAACGGGCCCTCGTTCATCTGAAAGCTATAGAAGCGTACGACTCCGATTTAATAGAGGAAATGGAGGGCGTCGCAGTCGGTGCCGGCGTCGACTTTGAGGATATTTTAACGTTAAACGCCCGCAGTGAGATCGCCCTGACCGGGCGGAAAGACATCGCGTTTGCGGACGGTTGTACGGCCATCGCCGTCACGCCTCCGGCCTCTAAGGATACGATCATCGGGCAAAATTGGGACTGGAAGGGCAGCCAGATCGACAGTTTACTGCTGCTGAACATCGAGCAATCCGACAAACCGAATATCACCATGGTGACAGAAGGGGGCATTATCGGGAAAGTCGGGTTCAATTCAGCAGGGGTGGCTGTCTGTCTGAACGCGTTAATTACGGACAAAAAGTCCGAGGAAGTCCCGATTCACCTCGGTCTGCGGGCCGTGCTCAACGCTTTCTCTTTTCACGAAGCGATTGCGAAAGTGAAAGACGGCCAAATGGCTTCGACAGCCAACTTCCTAATGGCCAGTGATGAAGGTGACAACCGAACGATGGCCGCTAACGTAGAGGTGTCTCCTTTCGGAATCGACCTTTTACCCAACCCGGAAGGGACACACGTTCACACGAACCACATTTGTTCACGGTCTTTGATGAAAAAAATCACCGACTTAAACGAATTTAAATATGAAGACTCGATGGTGCGCAAACAGCGGGCCGAGCAATTAATTTACTCGGCACTCAAAATGAGGCCGGCCATTAATGAAGATTGCTTTAAAGAGTGGTTTTCCGACCAGTTTAATTATCCGAACTCGATCAATCATTTTCCGAATGAAAAAGCGCCAGAGCACCGGCGCTCGGAGACCGTGTTTTCGATCATCATGAACTTGACCCGGAAACGAATGTTTCTGTGCGTGGGTAAACCGTCGAGCCATCAGTACGTGGAGGTATCATCGCATGCTTTACATTAA
- a CDS encoding bifunctional GNAT family N-acetyltransferase/carbon-nitrogen hydrolase family protein: MSKVEVAKFEKKITVRQMRKEDIDEIVELANLSFGIPGVAFEREHYESHIRIFPEGQFCVEYDGKIVGSCSSLIVNFDEYGEEHTFDEICGNGYIENHNPNGENLYGIDVVVHPDYQGLKIGRRLYEARRKLCRQLNLKSILFGGRMPNYHKYADKLTPQEYVEQVLKRNIYDPVITFQTMNGFVVRGILPNYLPHDKESLKYATLMEWRNEEYRPDLSLDYRRSLPVRIASVQFRLKQITSFDDFAAQCEYFVRSASNVRADFIVFPEAMTLQLLSLENEKVPSRQVRKLTRYTENYVQLFSEMAVKYDINIVGGTHFVEENGSLYNVAFLFQRDGTIDKQYKLHIPWNERKWWGVQPGDGLRVFETDCGKVAILIGYDIQFPELGRMAAEQGANILFTPFSAEDEQGYMRVRYCALARSVENELFTVVAGTVGHLSHVPQTPTQFGLSAVFSPCDYAFAGNGVIAEGQPNSEAMVVGDIDLERLCRNRETGSVTPLKDRRPHIYRLDETEKSGVVQ; the protein is encoded by the coding sequence ATGTCAAAAGTGGAGGTAGCGAAGTTCGAGAAGAAAATCACCGTCCGTCAGATGCGAAAAGAAGACATAGACGAAATTGTCGAATTAGCCAATCTCAGCTTCGGCATTCCGGGGGTCGCGTTTGAACGGGAGCATTATGAAAGCCACATCCGCATCTTTCCCGAAGGGCAGTTTTGTGTCGAATACGACGGCAAGATTGTCGGCTCCTGTTCCAGTCTCATCGTCAATTTTGACGAGTACGGGGAAGAGCACACGTTTGATGAAATATGCGGGAACGGATACATTGAGAACCACAATCCGAACGGGGAAAATTTGTACGGGATTGACGTTGTCGTCCACCCCGATTACCAAGGACTAAAAATTGGGCGCAGGCTGTATGAAGCCCGTCGAAAGCTGTGTCGGCAATTAAATCTAAAAAGTATTTTGTTCGGCGGGCGCATGCCCAATTACCACAAGTACGCCGATAAACTGACGCCACAGGAGTACGTGGAACAAGTGTTGAAACGTAACATATACGATCCGGTGATCACGTTCCAGACGATGAACGGTTTTGTCGTGCGCGGCATTTTGCCCAACTACTTGCCCCACGACAAAGAGTCGTTAAAGTACGCGACGTTGATGGAATGGCGCAACGAGGAGTACCGCCCCGATTTGAGTCTCGACTACCGCCGTTCGTTGCCAGTTCGCATTGCGTCCGTTCAGTTCCGTTTAAAACAGATCACATCTTTTGACGACTTTGCGGCCCAGTGTGAATACTTCGTCCGCTCCGCTTCAAACGTCCGCGCAGATTTCATCGTGTTTCCTGAGGCGATGACCTTGCAGCTCTTGTCACTCGAAAACGAAAAGGTTCCGAGCAGACAAGTGCGGAAGCTTACCCGGTATACCGAAAACTACGTGCAACTGTTCTCTGAGATGGCTGTCAAGTACGATATCAACATTGTGGGCGGAACGCACTTCGTCGAGGAAAACGGCTCCCTCTACAATGTGGCGTTTCTTTTCCAGCGCGACGGGACGATAGACAAGCAGTACAAACTCCACATTCCGTGGAATGAGCGGAAGTGGTGGGGCGTTCAACCGGGGGACGGCCTTCGCGTGTTCGAGACAGATTGCGGCAAAGTTGCCATCCTCATCGGTTACGACATCCAATTCCCGGAACTTGGCCGCATGGCCGCAGAACAGGGGGCCAACATTCTGTTTACGCCGTTTTCGGCTGAGGACGAACAAGGTTACATGCGGGTGCGCTACTGTGCCCTAGCACGGTCCGTGGAGAACGAACTGTTTACCGTCGTGGCCGGAACCGTCGGTCATTTGTCTCATGTGCCGCAGACGCCCACACAATTCGGACTGTCGGCTGTATTCTCACCGTGCGATTACGCGTTTGCCGGTAACGGAGTGATAGCAGAAGGACAGCCGAACAGTGAAGCGATGGTCGTCGGAGACATCGATTTGGAACGGTTGTGCCGCAATCGTGAAACAGGTTCCGTCACCCCGCTCAAAGACCGCCGGCCACACATCTACCGCTTGGATGAAACGGAAAAAAGTGGAGTAGTTCAGTAG
- a CDS encoding aspartate aminotransferase family protein yields MAERLAQTTVEQLAEWDKQYFLHPTTSPKAHVEQGPKLIFSDGDGIYVNDVNGNEYIDGISMLWNVNLGHGQQELAEAAKEQMAKLAFSSSFVSYSNEPAIRLAEKLASLAPGDLNAVFYTSGGSESNDTAFKLARFYWRMKGKPEKTKIIALERSYHGVTIAAQTATNVPAFHQFSGSKIPGIFHARPHRVDCERGEAHEHGCGCIRDLIEREGADTIAAVILEPVQGSGGVYIPPDGYLEAVRQLCDEHNILMIADEVICGFGRTGKMFGVENWGVVPDLMTIAKGITSGYAQLGGVLIRQHIRDALVQYEDVLAHGFTYSGHPTACAVGLKNIEILERDNLIDHVRKMEQELKKGFRYLEDRHSIVTKTRAIGLLAGFELYADRDSETPFDPSVKAGLTFVEECFKRKLILRALRANEGYNIIAVSPPLTISEEEMEEMIHIMDDALQAFKKNL; encoded by the coding sequence ATGGCAGAGCGATTGGCACAAACGACAGTTGAACAGTTGGCGGAATGGGACAAACAGTACTTTCTCCATCCGACGACCTCTCCTAAGGCTCACGTCGAACAAGGACCAAAACTGATCTTTTCCGATGGAGACGGCATTTATGTCAACGACGTCAACGGAAACGAGTACATTGACGGCATTTCTATGCTTTGGAACGTCAACTTGGGCCACGGTCAGCAGGAACTGGCGGAAGCGGCAAAAGAACAGATGGCGAAACTGGCATTCAGCTCGTCGTTCGTCAGTTACTCTAACGAACCGGCTATTCGCCTCGCGGAAAAACTGGCTTCCCTCGCACCTGGGGATTTGAATGCGGTCTTTTACACGTCAGGCGGTTCGGAGTCGAATGACACCGCGTTTAAACTCGCCCGCTTTTACTGGCGGATGAAGGGAAAGCCGGAAAAAACGAAAATTATTGCCTTAGAGCGCAGCTATCACGGCGTGACAATTGCCGCGCAAACGGCAACGAACGTTCCGGCATTCCATCAGTTTTCGGGCTCGAAAATTCCGGGCATCTTTCACGCAAGACCCCATCGCGTCGACTGTGAGAGGGGGGAGGCGCACGAACACGGTTGCGGGTGTATCCGAGATCTTATCGAAAGAGAAGGGGCTGACACGATTGCCGCTGTCATTTTAGAACCGGTGCAGGGCTCGGGGGGTGTCTACATCCCGCCGGACGGTTACTTAGAAGCCGTACGACAATTGTGCGACGAGCACAACATCTTGATGATCGCCGATGAAGTCATTTGCGGCTTCGGTCGTACCGGAAAGATGTTCGGAGTCGAAAACTGGGGCGTCGTCCCTGACTTGATGACGATTGCCAAAGGAATTACGAGCGGATACGCCCAATTAGGGGGAGTGCTCATCCGGCAACACATCCGGGATGCACTCGTCCAGTACGAAGATGTGCTCGCCCACGGATTCACATACAGCGGGCACCCAACGGCTTGTGCCGTCGGCTTGAAGAACATCGAAATCCTCGAGCGGGACAACCTCATCGACCATGTGCGAAAGATGGAGCAAGAGCTGAAAAAAGGCTTTCGCTATTTGGAAGATCGACACAGCATCGTGACGAAGACACGGGCGATTGGGCTATTAGCCGGCTTTGAACTGTACGCAGACCGTGACAGCGAGACGCCGTTTGACCCATCGGTTAAAGCGGGGCTTACCTTCGTGGAAGAATGTTTTAAACGCAAATTAATCCTAAGGGCGCTTCGCGCCAACGAAGGGTACAACATTATTGCCGTCTCACCGCCTTTGACTATCAGCGAGGAAGAAATGGAAGAGATGATCCACATTATGGACGATGCGCTTCAAGCCTTCAAAAAGAATTTGTAA
- a CDS encoding polyamine ABC transporter substrate-binding protein codes for MQTNAKKLSFLLLVLVISVSAFISGCSSSDTSGDSSTSEGSQDEQLSGELNLFIWSEYMPDSVIKKFEEEYGIRVNYNTYSSNEEMLAKISGGAAGYDLSVASDYMVEIMLKQDLLEPIDKDNIANLKNIDEQFLDQSFDPGNEHSVPYMWGNVVIAVNKDAVNQDVNSYEDLWDPDFERSLVVLDDQRVLIGIANKLQGESMNATDPAVIEKSKDILLDLLPNIKAYDSDSPKTMLINGEATAGIVWGAEAHLAKRENPAIEAVLPEEGTNIWMDNFVIPVGAPNKQAAEAFIDFILRPEISAEISKDFPYANPNKAAHELIDEEILNDPAVYSPPEFIEKSEYFTDIGDAILEYDRVWSEIKQH; via the coding sequence ATGCAAACAAACGCAAAGAAACTGTCCTTTCTTCTCTTAGTTTTAGTTATATCCGTAAGCGCATTCATCTCTGGGTGCAGTAGCAGCGACACGTCGGGTGACAGCAGCACATCAGAGGGCAGTCAAGACGAACAGCTTTCCGGCGAACTCAACTTGTTCATTTGGTCAGAGTACATGCCGGACAGTGTCATTAAAAAGTTTGAAGAAGAGTACGGGATCAGGGTCAACTACAACACGTACTCATCCAACGAGGAAATGTTGGCCAAAATTAGCGGCGGTGCAGCCGGTTACGATTTGTCCGTCGCCAGTGACTACATGGTGGAAATTATGCTCAAACAAGATTTGCTTGAACCGATTGACAAGGACAACATCGCGAATCTGAAAAACATTGACGAGCAGTTTTTGGATCAGTCCTTCGACCCAGGCAACGAACATTCCGTGCCGTACATGTGGGGGAATGTCGTGATCGCCGTCAATAAAGACGCCGTGAACCAGGATGTGAATAGCTACGAAGATTTGTGGGACCCGGATTTTGAACGCTCCCTCGTCGTCCTGGACGACCAAAGGGTCTTAATCGGCATTGCGAACAAACTGCAAGGAGAATCGATGAACGCGACTGATCCTGCCGTGATCGAGAAATCGAAAGACATTTTGTTGGACTTACTGCCCAACATTAAAGCGTACGACAGCGACAGTCCAAAGACGATGCTCATCAACGGGGAAGCGACAGCCGGCATCGTCTGGGGGGCTGAAGCGCACCTCGCCAAACGGGAAAACCCGGCGATTGAAGCCGTACTGCCGGAAGAAGGCACGAACATATGGATGGACAACTTTGTCATCCCTGTCGGTGCGCCGAACAAACAGGCAGCTGAAGCGTTTATCGACTTTATTTTAAGGCCAGAGATCAGTGCGGAAATATCAAAAGACTTCCCTTACGCCAACCCGAACAAAGCCGCCCACGAACTGATTGACGAAGAAATTTTAAACGACCCCGCTGTCTACTCTCCGCCAGAGTTTATTGAGAAGAGCGAGTACTTTACTGACATCGGAGACGCCATTTTGGAGTACGACCGCGTATGGTCAGAAATTAAGCAGCACTAA